The following coding sequences are from one Pongo abelii isolate AG06213 chromosome 3, NHGRI_mPonAbe1-v2.0_pri, whole genome shotgun sequence window:
- the LOC100438965 gene encoding ubiquitin-conjugating enzyme E2 N-like, whose protein sequence is MAGLPRRIIKETQRLLAEPVPGIKAEPYESNIHYFHVVIAGPRDSHFAGGTFKLELLLPEEYPMAAPKVRFMTKICHSNVDKLGRICLDILKEKWSPALQIHTVLLWIQALLSAPNPDDPLANDVEEQWKDHRSPSHRNS, encoded by the coding sequence ATGGCTGGGCTGCCCCGCAGGATCATCAAGGAAACCCAGCGTTTGCTGGCAGAACCAGTTCCTGGCATCAAAGCAGAACCATATGAGAGCAACATCCATTATTTTCATGTAGTCATTGCCGGCCCCCGGGATTCCCACTTTGCGGGAGGGACTTTTAAACTTGAACTATTGCTTCCAGAAGAATACCCAATGGCAGCCCCTAAAGTGCGTTTCATGACCAAAATTTGTCATTCTAATGTAGACAAGTTGGGGAGAATATGTTTAgatattttgaaagagaagtggtccccagccctgcagatCCATACAGTTCTGCTATGGATCCAGGCCTTGTTAAGTGCTCCAAATCCAGATGATCCATTAGCAAATGATGTAGAGGAGCAGTGGAAAGACCATCGAAGCCCAAGCCATAGAAACAGCTAG